Part of the Gadus chalcogrammus isolate NIFS_2021 chromosome 22, NIFS_Gcha_1.0, whole genome shotgun sequence genome is shown below.
AAGTATTACCATTACTGTGATAAAGTAGGTTGCTAAAAAATTATAACTGCAAACGTATGACTCTGAATAAGTATTGTAAAGTGGTAAAGTACTGACTGTGGTCAGAGGTTGGGCCTCAGGAGCCGGATTCTGCCCCTCAGTGTTCACAGAGCTGGTGTCAGAACCTGGGATATAGCAGAttgggaggaggtgaagtcatgactgagctagatgtatctagatctacagagcttgtggcaacccggcccgggccaattaaggaaatgcagagcacctgaggaacaagtggagaagcagggcttcaacagcctgcttctccactcattcggggctctcccagccatgtggctcctgcacggagagaccggtcctcgtgggtgacgggattcctCCCACTTGGGACAGGACGGTCGATTCCTCCCACGTTATTTCGTTGTTGTATTATTTTCCATATGAGACTTAGTTTAATTTAggattaaacatgccttttgttttttttgccagcTATGTTGTGTCCTggttggggaggaggtggttcacTCTAGGAGGTGGGTTGCCACAACCTGCATTGCCCAGTGAgcaagatgtatctagatctatagagctgtatagtccagtgagcaagatgtatctagatctatagagctgtatagccCAGTGAgcaagatgtatctagatctatagagctgtatagtccagtgagctagatgtatctagatctatagagctgtatagtccagtgagcaagatgtatctagatctatagagctgtatagccCAGTGAGCAAGATGTATCAatatctatagagctgtatagtccagtgagctagatgtatctagatctatagagctgtatagtccagtgagctagatgtatctagatctatagagctgtatagtccagtgagctagatgtatctagatctatagagctgtatagtccagtgagctagatgtatctagatctatagagctgtatagtccagtgagctagatgtatctagatctatagagctgtatagtccagtgagctatctagatctatagagctgcatagtccagtgagctagatgtatctagatctatagagctgcatagtccagtgagctagatgtatctagatctatagagctgcatagtccagtgagctagatgtttctacatctatagagctgtatagacAATGAGCTAGATGTTTCAAGATCTACAGAGCTGTAGAgacagtgagctagatgtatctagatatATAGAGCTGTAGAGACAGTGAGCTAGACAAGTCACAAAGGTCTCGATTGGTAGTGGTGTTGATCATAAGAAACAAACTGCAGTAAAAACACAATTTACTCACCAACTAGTTTGGGTCGCTTCTCTGAATCTAAGGATCAAGAGAAATGATTAGTGTTGTAACAATGGTGAATATCCTCATGTCCTCATGTTATTATACATTGATGTTCTTAATGCCACAACATCTCATTGGAGAAGGTTCATCATTCAGAGGTGGGGAGGTTTCTACCACCAGACCACCCGTGTGTGAAGAAAACCAATCAGAGTCTAGGAAGTGGACAGGAAGTAGGAGCATGTGGAGTTCAAGTCTCAGTCCTCCTGGAGAGTTTGATCCACTCACCGTTTCTCTTCTTGTACAGAAGGActccaacaacagcagcagcagcgaggaggagaacaaGCGACCCAATGATGATGGGGATGGTGAGGCCACTCTCGCCTTGAAGgtaaatcaaaaaaataaaatcaggtGTGTAATAATAGATGTTGGACAGAGACCCTctcccatccatccctccatcattggACCACATGTCAACGGTCACGTGATGCTACACACACAACTAACACAACGTCAGTGTAACTATTCCTCTAGAATCTGTTCTGGAGCTCAGGGTCACTCAGGAACTGATCTGAGCCTAGCCCTATTCATAGAACTCATTTACCCACAATCCACCCTGTTCTGCTGCAGTGAGCTACTcctgagagctgtgtgtttacccagtagcttcagcagtgtccaggtacacctggcagtggttgtgatgaggtcaggtggaggtggtgagacaTGTGTtccccacctccatcccctccaacaccagtcttaccccagttggtcctgatgagggcggggtccaggggggtggagatgtCCTCGATGCCTCTCAGCTGGACCACACACTCGTacctcccccagtcctcctgTGGGACGGCCGTGAGGTTGAGGTCCACGCTGACCTGGAAGGTCCCGTCGTGGTTGGGGAGGACCTCCCCGGGGTCCACCTGCTCATGGAGCTCCtggccgtctctcctccagaacaccaccaccctgtcagggtagaagcctgtagcatggcacaccactggggaggaggggctcctctggagcagagacacccgcggacgctctggagagagagagagggggggggggggggggaggggagagagagagaggaggggagagagagagagagagagagagagagagagagagagagagagagagagagagagagagagagagagagagagagagagagagagagagagagagagagagagagagagagagagagagagagagagagagagagagagagagagagaacactttACTTTCTTGTCATGTAATATATTCTGTGTTTCATAATCTTCCATAAAGCTCTGAGTTGCGTctccgagagagagggagagagagagcaagagagagagagaaagagaggggggggagagagagggatcttGATACATTTCGAtatatgtgtgagagagggaaaggtaGAAAaacatgtggagagagagaggtgaggagaagcaggtgaggagagagatacagatcgATAGGACAAAGACCCAGAGACTCACGTCCTCAgaggtaggggagagggagagatagagatgggggggggagagagagaggggggagagagagagagagggagaggaggcggagagagggagaggggggagagagagggggggagggagaaagtgagaggggaggggggagagggagagagaacagagacatGAGTCTGTCGACGCCCAGCACCAGGTCATGTGACTCTACCTGTTCTCTGCAGAGTGCTCTTCCCATAGGACAGGTACttcttcagccaatcaacacACTCCTTGGTGAGGTAGTGCTTCTGCTGTTGATTATAACCTCTATCCTGATCCAATCTCCGTTTGGTGATGACAGCCTGACGTACTGGAGCGACCCAGGTCAGGGTCTCCAGGTCCAACGATATGAAGTCCTCTCCATCATAACCAAACTGATCATAACCATCAGTataatcatcctcatcatcccacTCACAACCATACATCTCCTGAAACATGTgggcacctgagagagagagagagagagagagagagagagagagagagagagagagagagagagagagagagagagagagagagagagagagagagagagagagagagagagagagagagagagagagagagagagagagagagagagagagagagaagatgtaATTGATTCTTCATTAATGTTAAATACACACAGAcgtcacaacacaaaccatgtGAGCATTACTATAAGATAACTCATTATGATCAATAAATGAAACCAGAGAATAAGAGCAGCCAGAGTCTTTGGACGGTGTGCCTCTGCCTCAGGTGACCCGCGGGCCGTTTGACACGGAGCCTCTTCAGAACACACCCCTACACTACCCTACATACAAATACtactacactgagtactgctgcactgagtactgctacactgagtactgctacactgagtactacTACACTGAGTACTACTACACTAATAATACACTGTAttcagtgtagcagtactcagtgttCACCGTGTGACTCTTCTTCTGCTCCGTTCATCCAATGTCTAAACTTTGATTCTTTTCTTTCTCAGCCCTgagtcctgctgctgctgaggccctgtgtgtgtgtgtgtgtgtgtgtgtgtgtgtgtgtgtgtgtgtgtgtgtgtgtgtgtgtgtgtgtgtgtgtgtgtgtgtgtgtgtgtgtgtgtgtgtgtgtgtgtgtgtgtttaggagtaTGGTGAATCTTTATCCTGGGGTTGAATGATGGATATCTCCATGTGAGAGGTCAGACAGTAGATATAAACTTACCTCCTGTCTGGTTAAAGCGCTGCTTCAGAATCCCAATGTTGGCTTTGAAGGCCTGCTGGGAACCCCGAGAGAGTCCATTGCTCCTCTCCAGGTAGTCTGGGTTATCTCTGGTGACCTGCTCCACCCAGTCCTGTTTGAGGACTATTCTCTTACTGTTGCTGTCATAGTGAAGCAACTGAACTCCATCCACCatcccaacaacaacaaactctgGGAAGGTTGAGAGTCCAGACGACGCCGTGTAGACATAATGCAGAGAGTGAatcactgcagacagacagaaagacagacaggttaatacggtacatcactgcagacagacagacaggttaatacggtacatcactgcagacagacagaaagacagacaggttaatacagtacatcactgtagacagacagacagacagacagacagacagacagacagacagattaatacggtacatcactgtagacagacagacagacaggtagctgtACATCACtatagacatacagacaggttacgacagacaggttaatactgTTCATCCCTCTAGACAGAAAGGcccatggcccctccccctgtcctttggccccgccccctatCCCCTATCCCATGGCTCTGCCCCCTGGCCGTCCAGGTAATGTAGGAGCCTTTAGTTTGAACACaactgaggcctgtttcaggtagctggtttaacatactctgagtttaatcctgtgctctgagttggttgactcagagttcagggttgaaaagaaactctgggttttcggtttcagaacaggtgatcagcgttgggttaatcaactctgagtatgttcactctgggttgagggcgtgcctgttgactatgaagagccatcatcaatggatctctgataacatgatcaaacatggaccaaaagcgtagatccacttacttttcccccacggaattggaaattctaatgaacgcgtatgccgagcagttacccattttaacaaatggGTAACTGCTCCCACGGCagcgagagcgtgagagagagctcggcaggaaatagctgtcaatgcgtgagtaaaataaaataaaaaaaaaggaacgtTTAATATcccttattcaatatgtaaattgtgtgtgtcaatttactcaaccccgagttgccccaagaggacatggcagcaaatgaagatgaagtacaaaaaaaaatgtatagttcaaacaggtaaactaatgtttaattgaaatcaaataaattgtgctgttttgcctgctctacctaattcaACAGCTatattcaacatgtgatgggcctatttttaagcagtaaatgtaagtagtagcctacatttcccagccaccccatcACTGCCAATAtctaataggatttagatatattagaaggctacccCTAGGCAAatgcattaatatatatatatatatatatatatatatatatatatatatatatatatatatatatatatatataacagataattgtattccgaatgaggacatgatcattttctgttccgcatagaaatctatgcggaacagatgtgtccatgtaaacttGGCTAGTTACACCGGgatcccaccggacgcgtacgtgccacggaacggctgcgccgcggaacggccgcgtcctctgccctgcgtccattcctaccgggcgcatAACGGCAGCGTAgagctgccttgcgagccagccgtattcacgcgagatcacgagatcacgcgataatcctaaacctaatgtactcaccttccactcccaaaactattgcaattaaatgccacgctttgtcctttctgacattttccttataaaaaggatgatttggtacataaatgacttcatgttgctgaacttcgacaatgagtctctcgtcgtccatgttgccgaccctctgagacccggccgtgttccaatacccgtacttccatgagtatactcaaaggaagtacactatctgcactatccatactcacttgagtacgctaatttttcagatgcgagtgctgttccaaatcgagtactctgtggtgcacttaccggaaatgacgatcacgactgccgccgtggctcctcccccgcaataaacatcccgctttgaacggtgaactctttacgcctagcagctataaaaagctataaaaacgacaaaatgactctattaatgcaggctatgtggaagtggaaaatgcgccgactttggctcagcctgggtctgcctcttccgctacgtagctaagatggctgccgttgagtacggagagtgtccttcgatcccttcgatccacacttcacgattagcccgttttgagtacggcatccgggtccttgaagtatacttcttttcgccggatctgaattggaacgtactccgtactcaaattttggctagtaagtacggacagtacgggtattggaacacggcacctttgattgattgactgctgacctgggctgtttcccaatgtcaaggaagcatgctcaacggccgcccttttaaggacgctacgtcatagaacgccgacaagcactgttccaatgttgaggacactcgaaagccgcgccatttttgcgtcctttgtttttgagaattccgagatttttcaaggatgcatcgctgcatcctagacaagccaaaactacccacaatcctctgcgttcactgggcgggttctcggaaatggcagagcagtacacgttcaaatgaagtgaagttatattagttttcagaaagattttgtgccgtattgctttttatagattcatcatgttaatgcaaataatcaagcctaaagaccttgtctttgttttgtttttgtttttgttgctgttgttgtttttgttgctgttcCTGTTTGTTATCTTTGTTGTTCattatgtaaaataaaaaaaatatataaaaaaaaaaaaaagcctaaagacctgtgccacttttcaaacgtttttgcaacttaatgatacgttgctatattttgcatggacgtagctggtgttcaGACATGCAAACGGCGCGCTTTTTGGCGCAAGTCGCTTTTTTATCATACATTTTGGGGACCTGTGTGGTTCGTGCAGATCCGaagacagggcgaacagtacaccgacgcgcagcgaatgcgtcttgcttcgccctgaaggggcttattttctaaaatgaccggcgacgttctatacatgatCCCGCTTAtaacacggctacttgccaaaactaaaaaaataactttacaTGGTGagcctttttacaatttattcgttaccagcattcattcatcattttttcacaatgtcttatttttaaaagatttatgatgactttatgctctgtaaggtgaccttagGTGCCTTgaaagtagggctgggcgatatgggccaaaatgaatatctcgatatttttttactatatctcgatacacgatatatatctcgatatattttgaatctcctctagagcacatcataaatgctcgattcaaccatgtctggcataatgttacgtcagtaataattctagtattactgaaacataagtctgcatgtagattacatgaaacaacatattgtt
Proteins encoded:
- the LOC130375624 gene encoding H-2 class I histocompatibility antigen, Q9 alpha chain-like, producing MKALTGLLLLVFGRVVSSVIHSLHYVYTASSGLSTFPEFVVVGMVDGVQLLHYDSNSKRIVLKQDWVEQVTRDNPDYLERSNGLSRGSQQAFKANIGILKQRFNQTGGAHMFQEMYGCEWDDEDDYTDGYDQFGYDGEDFISLDLETLTWVAPVRQAVITKRRLDQDRGYNQQQKHYLTKECVDWLKKYLSYGKSTLQRTERPRVSLLQRSPSSPVVCHATGFYPDRVVVFWRRDGQELHEQVDPGEVLPNHDGTFQVSVDLNLTAVPQEDWGRYECVVQLRGIEDISTPLDPALIRTNWGESGLTIPIIIGSLVLLLAAAAVVGVLLYKKRNDSEKRPKLVGSDTSSVNTEGQNPAPEAQPLTTG